TGCTTCTCGACAAAGCCGCTATGGAACGTTCCGGTGCTATCGCACAGGGTCTTTCCGCTATTAATACATATCTCGGTGAAAACAATGCTGACGATTACGTCCGCATGGTTCGTACTGACCTCATGGGCATCGTCCGTGAAGACCTTATCTTTGACTTAGGTCGTCACGTTGATGATTCCGTTCATCTTTTTGAAGAGTGGGGCCTTCCTTGCTGGATCAAAAAAGATGGTAAAAACCTCGACGGTGCTCAGGCAAAGGCTGCTGGCCTCTCCCTGCGCAACGGCGACGCTTGCGTTCGTTCCGGACGTTGGCAGATGATGATCAACGGTGAATCCTACAAGTGTATCGTTGCTGAAGCAGCCAAATTGGCTCTCGGCGAAGATGGCTACATGGAACGTATCTTCATCGTAAAAATGCTCCTCGACGCTAATGAGCCAAACCGCATCGCTGGTGCTGTTGGTTTCTCCACTCGTGAGAACAAAGTATACGTATTCAAGTGCAACGCAGCTGTAGTAGCTTGTGGTGGTGCTGTAAACGTTTACCGTCCTCGTTCCACTGGTGAAGGTATGGGTCGTGCATGGTATCCAGTATGGAACGCAGGTTCCACTTATACTATGTGTGCTCAGGTTGGCGCTGAAATGACCATGATGGAAAACCGCTTCGTACCTGCTCGTTTTAAAGACGGTTACGGACCTGTTGGTGCATGGTTCTTGCTTTTCAAAGCTAAAGCAACCAACTATAAAGGTGAAGACTATTGCGAAACAAACCGCGCAATGCTCAAACCTTATGAAGATCGTGGATACGCTAAAGGACATGTAATTCCTACTTGTCTCCGTAACCACATGATGCTTCGTGAAATGCGCGAAGGTCGCGGTCCAATTTACATGGATACCGCTACTGCGCTTCAGAACACTTTCAAAGAACTCTCTCCCGCTGAGCAGAAGCACCTTGAGTCTGAAGCTTGGGAAGATTTCCTTGATATGTGTGTTGGCCAGGCCAACCTCTGGGCATGTATGAATATCAAACCAGAAGAATCTGGTTCTGAAATCATGCCTACTGAACCATACCTTCTCGGATCTCACTCCGGTTGTTGTGGTATCTGGACTTCCGGTCCTGATGAAGACTGGGTTCCTGAAGATTACAAAGTGAAAGCTGATAACGGTAAAGTCTACAACCGTATGACTACTGTTAACGGTCTCTTCACTTGTGCTGATGGTGTCGGTGCTTCCGGCCATAAGTTCTCTTCCGGTTCACATGCTGAAGGCCGTATCGTTGGTAAGCAGATGGTTCGTTGGTGTGTAGATCACAAAGACTTCAAACCAACAATCAAAGAAAATATTGCTGACCTCGCTAAAGAATTGTACCAGCCTTGGTATACTTACGAAGCAGGCAAATCTATTTCTACTTGCCCAATTGTCAACCCTAATTATATCACTCCTAAGAACTTCATGATGCGCCTCGTAAAGTGCACCGATGAGTACGGTGGTGGTTGTGGAACAATGTACGTCACTTCCGGCGCTCTTCTAACTACAGGTTTCAAGCTTCTTGGAATGCTGGAAGAAGATAGTCAGAAATTGGCTGCACGTGACCTCCACGAATTGATGCGTTGTTGGGAACAGTTCCACAGATTGTGGACTGTACGCCTGCACATGCAGCACATCAGCTTCCGTGAAGAATCCCGTTATCCTGGATTCTACTACCGCGGAGACTTCATGGGTCTTGATGACACCAACTGGAAATGTTTCGTAAACTCCAAATACGATGTTGAAAAAGGCGAAACCGTCGTTTTCAAGAAAACATACCACCAGATCATCCCTGTTTAATATAGGCATGAGACTACGCGGCTGCGGGCTTAACGGCCCGCAGCCGTTCTTATCTGGCGGGAGCGCTGAAATGGTCTGAATCCGAATTGCGACCAAAGCGGTCGGTGTCCGGATTTGGGCCATTTTATGGCTAAGGCCTCAAAGAGTTCAGGAGGATAGAGAATGTCAAAAAGCATACTTGTCGTTGGTGGCGGGTTCAGCGGAATAACTGCTGCACTCGAAGCCGCTGAAGTAGGCCATGAAGTCTTCATCGTAGAGAAGGCGCCATTCCTGGGTGGCCGAGTGATGCAGCTGAATAAGTATTTTCCAAAGCTGTGTCCCCCTTCCTGCGGTCTGGAGATTCAATTTCAGAGAATCAAAAACAATAAGAACGTAAAGTTCTTTACCTTGGCTGAAGTAGAATCCATCAGTGGTTCTAAAGGGGATTTTGAAGTCAAAATCCGCATCAAGCCTAGGTATGTCGGTCCCGGCAGTATTGATTTAAACGAAGTCATCGCAAAACTTTCCAATAACGTTACCGATGAATTCGAATTCAAACTCTGTGACCGTAAAGCCCTTTACATGGATGTTCCTTTTGCGTTCCCCGCAAGATACGTCCTTGAAAAGGAAAACTGTACTGATGCTGACCTCAAACTTCTCGAAGGAATCGATGCTATCGATCTCAAAGACGAAGAAAAGGTCATCACTCTCAATGTCGGTTCCATCGTTTATGCTACCGGTTGGAAGCCTTACGATGTAACTAAACTTTCAAATCTTGGTGCTGGAACTGTACAGAACTGCATTACTAATATGCAGATGGAACGTCTTGCAGCTCCCAGTGGTCCTACAAGCGGCATGATTGTCCGTCCTTCTGACGGTGCTCGGCCAAAAAATGTCGCGTTCGTACAATGTGCGGGTTCACGTGACGAAAATCATCTCAATTACTGTTCATACATTTGCTGCATGGCTTCTTTGAAGCAGGCCGCTTATGTTCGTGAGCAGTACCCTGATGCAAAGGTTACTGTTTATTACATCGACCTTCGTACTCCGGGCCGTTACGACAAATTTGCCAAACGTATTCTTTCTGATGACAAGATCAACGCCGTTAAAGGTAAGGTCGCTGAAGTTATCGAAGTTTCCGGTTCTGGCAATGTTCTCGTCACAGTTGAGGATGCTGAAACCGGTATTAAGGCGCAGAATGAGCATGATCTCATTGTCTTGGCTACCGGAATGCAGCCTAGTCTCGCAGGTGTTCCGGTTCCTTCCGGAGTGCAGGTTGATGATCAGGGCTTCATTATAGGCGGAGAAGAACAAGGCATTTTCGCCGCCGGGTGTGCAAGGCAACCTCTGGACGTCACAAAGACAGCCCAGTCTGGTACCGCCGCCGCTCTGAAAGCGATTCAAACGGTGATAGGGAGGTAAGTCGACATGCCCGAAAAAATCGGAGTTTATTTCGACCAAGCAAGCATTTCTCCTTACCTTATAGCTGAAGACCTTGCTGAAGTAGTCAGTAAGGTTTGCGCAAGCGAGTGTCCGGTGATCAAGTGTCACCCGAGACTAAACAGCGAAGAAGGAAGAAAGCTTATTCAGGAAGATATCGACGCTGGCATCGTCGATGCAGTCTGTATCTGCGGCACAAGCCCTCGCGTGGATTGGGACATTTTCAACTTTGATAACGTCATGGTTGAACGTGTTAATCTGCGTGAACAGTGCATCAAGGTTTTCAGGAACCCTGACGGCACATTGCCTGATCCAAACGGAGAAGTTCCTGAACTCCTCAAAATAATGGCAAATGAATATGTCAGAATGGGAATCACTAAACTAACCAAAGGTAACACCTCTGAAAATCAGATTATAGGTTCTACTAAGGTTGTTATGGTTCTTGGTGGTGGTTTTACCGGTCTTACCGCAGCTCTTTATGCAGCAAAGACCAACCACGACGTAATTCTGGTTGAGAAAGCTGATGCTCTTGGCGGTAAAGCTGCCACTATGTATAAGACTTTCCCACTTTCATATCCCTATCTCGAAGCTCATGAAACCGGAATTGAAGCTCTGATTGCTGAAGTTGAATCAAACTCCAGAATTAAAGTTCTCAAATCCGCACATCTTGATACTCTTGAAGGTGCTCCCGGTGATTATACAGCCAGCGTAACAGTTGGTTCCAGCAAAGAAGAACTGCCCGTTGGCGCACTTGTTCTTGCTACCGGTTGGGTTCCTCAGGATACTAAGTATGTTGAGCCTATGGGTTACGGTTCTTCCAAAGTTGTTACTGCTGCTGAATTTGAAGCAATGGTCAAAGCAGGAAAAATGGACGCATCGTCTGTTGCTTTTGTTCTTGATACACGCCTCAGTGAAGCAAAGTTTGCAGCAGAAGAAGATGCTTATGCTAATCGTTCTGACGAGCAGGTTGCTTCTGATGAAGCTGACGCAAAAGTAGCGGCTGATGCTGCAAAAGTAGAGGGTGAAGAAGACGCATTCGTTTACGAGGATATGGAATCCTATAAACATCTTCCTTACAGCGCAGAACTCAGCAGTCTTGTAGCTCTCAAGCAGGCCAACTACGTTCGTGAAATGAACTCAAACGGCATTGCATACATCATCTATGACCACATGATGGTTCCGGGTGTGAATGAGCGTTACTACCGTGCTGCCCAGGATGATCCGGGTATCATGCTGACCAAAGGTACTGTTACTTCCATTACGGAAGAGGGCAGTTCCATGGTTGTTGCTGCAAGCAATACTCTTCTCGGTGAAAATATTGAAATTCAGGCTGATCTGGTCGTTGTTCCTACAGGCATGGTTCCAACCACTGCTCACGATCCGACCATCAACCTCGTATATAGACAAGGACCTGCATTCCCCGATCTCCAGCAGTTCGCAGGATATGCAGACTCCAATTACATCTGTTTCCCTTATGAAACTCGCCGTACCGGTATTTATGCCGCCGGTTGTGTTCGTCAGCCCATGACAATGGGACTTGCAAGGGAAGATGCAGCCGGTGCTGTTCTCAAAGCTATTCAGTGTATCAACTCCGCCAATCATGGCGTAGCTGTTCATCCTCGCTCTGGTGACAATACCTATCCTGTATTCAACTTCATGCGTTGCACACAGTGTAAACGTTGCACAGAAGAATGTCCTTTCGGTGCACTTGATGATGATGAAAAAGGAACACCAAAGCCGAATCCGTCACGCTGCCGTCGCTGTGGTACCTGTATGGGGGCCTGCCCTGAGCGTGTAATCGGATTTGACAATTATAATATCGACATGATCGGCTCCATGATTAAGCAGGTTCAAGTTCCTGATGACATGGAAGAAGGTGGTCCTAGATTTATCGTGCTTGCTTGCGAAAACGATGCTTACCCTGCACTCGACATGGCTGCCATGCGAGGTAAAGGCTGGTCCCCTTATGTTCGTGTAATTCCTGTTCGCTGTCTCGGCTCTGTGAATACCATCTGGATTGCAGATGCTATGAGTAAGGGTATTGATGGAGTTCTGTTGCTCGGATGTAAGTACGGTGAAGATTATCAGTGCCACTTTGTGAAAGGTTCTGAACTGTGTAACCGCCGTATGGAAAACGTTGCTGATTCTCTCAAGAGACTTGGCGTCGAACCTGAACGTGTTGTCCAGTCCGAACTCGCCATTGACGAATACGACAAGGTTTCTGACCTTATCGATACCTTTGTTAATGACATGATCAAGATTGGTCCCAACCCGTTCAAGGGCTACTAGGAGGTAGACGCGATATGGAAAAAGATGTTCGCATCAAACCGGATCTGCAGTTTATCAAAGAGCTCCAGGAAGTCGGTGGAGACGCAGTCAAAAAGTGCTATCAGTGCGCAACTTGCAGTGTAGCCTGTCCTCTGTCGCCTGCTGACAACCCTTATCCGCGTAAGGAAATGGTCTGGGCTCAGTGGGGCCTTAAAGATAAACTTGTTAAAGATATCGATATATGGCTTTGCCATAATTGCGGAGCATGCTCCGACCTGTGTCCACGTGGCGCACGTCCAGCTGATTTGCTCGCAGCTATGCGTAATCTAGCCTATCAGAAGATAGCTACCCCAACCTTTATTGGTAAGTGGATGAGCTCTCCGAAACATCTGCCGAAGCTTATTGCTATCCCGGCAGCTATTTACATGGTGATTTGGTTCATCATGGCAGGAGTTCGTGGTTCCTTCTTCCCTCTTAAAGATGGAAAAGTCGTTTACGGGCATCTTTTCCCCGGCGATTTTACTATTGACCCGATCTTCATGATTGCTTTCGGTTTCATGGTTTGGACCTTCTATAAAGGAGTCAAAAACCTTATCGGATCATTCGCAGATCAACCAAAGGTCTTTGCTGTTGGTGATAAATCTGAAAGACCAAGTCTTTTGGTGTGCTTTGTGGATGTTTGCAGAAATGAACTTCTGACACATTCCAAATGGAAAGAATGCGGTGAATCCGATGAAGCTGATGAACAGAAGTTTAATGGACATAGATTCCTTATGCTCGCATTCATCTGCTTGATGGTAGTAACAGGCATAGTTGCTGTTACCCATTGGGGAGGAAAGGTTATACCGTTCCTTACCGCTATCGGTCATACTCCGATGCCTCTGTGGCACCCGGTTAAGATTCTTGCCAACATTGGCGCAGTAATGCTCGTTTATTCATTGTTGCTGCTTACCAAACGTCGCTTGAATCAGGATGATTCCTCGCATGTATCTACCTATTATGACTGGTACTTACTTGGACTTATCTGGACAATTGCAGGAACTGGTATCATGTGTGAATTGCTTCGCCTCTTCGGCATCGCGATTCTTGCATACCCCATGTACTATGTGCATCTTGTCGCCGTGTTTATGATGTTTGTCTATCTGCCGTGGTCCAAGCTTGGCCATCTGGTCTACAGGACTGCAGCTTTAACTTATGCAAAACACATCGGCCGTCTACCAATGCCGGTCCGTGAAGAAAAGACTTTTACTCTGTAATAGAGCAAGGAGGATTTAACCATGTCTGAAGCACGTAAAACTTTCCCCATGAGCACATTTGTAGCTTATGTTAAAGGTGGCGAAAGCAACAACTCCGTTCAGGAACTTCTGTCCTATATGACACAGAAGGATATTGACGCTGAATTCGAACCTTTTGCAGCAGCTCTTGCAAAAGCTTGGATTTATGAACAGCATCCCGAACTAGCTAAAATGAAAACCGGTCAAGTTGCAGGCCTTGGCGAGAACGTCTCTGTAGGCGCTCTTCCAAGTGACGTGATGGTACAGGTTGACAGCATTTTCACTAAACTTGCTGACTACCGTTCTACCGCTGTAGCACAGGCTGATATTATTAAAGATCTTGAAGTTAAGCTTGCAGCAGCAGAAGGAAAACTTAGTGTTTCCGATAAAGCTCTCGCTGAATTCAAAGGCAAATGTGAAGCTTTTGAAGCTTCCGGAAAAGGCGAAGGCGACAAAGTCATCGTTACTTCTCAGGCTAAAGTTGAAGAGTACATCGGCAAAGTTGATGAACTTCTCGCTTTGATCGAAGACGTTAAAAAGAACGGTGTTGTAACTGTTGCTGCCGGCGCACCTGCTGACGGCGCAGCTCCTGCAGCTGGAGGCTCTAATGCTCCTGAAACAGGTGGAGCTCCTGCTGATTCTTTCGGTTTCGGTAGTGACCCATTCGGTGACTCCTCTTGGTAGAGCTATCTACCCGTCTTTAGCCTTTTAGGTTGAAGTTTTTAAAAGCCCTGTCCGCATTAGCGGACAGGGCTTTTTTTTGCCGAATTATATATGGCAATAAGCTCAACAGCTCGTACTAATTTCATTCGAGACAGTTTGGTTCATTCTGTTCGAATATACATCAAATGGATAGAAAACAGAGCTGATTTTACTTAAGTAGATTGGTAGTAGAATAAAATATTTGTTTTACCTTGTTAAATAAACGTTTGATAAAGCAAAGGTGGATCATTTAATATAGAGTGATTCAAAAAAGTAGATTGTAAATGATATTTGAAAGAAAAGAGGAATGATGCTATAGAATTTCACTGGATTATCGAATGCATCCATCTTTATTTAATAATAAACTTGATTCGTTGATCGCTTTTGTACTCTGATGTATTAATATTCCTCGTTATTGTATAAAGTTAATGCAGTATTAATGTTTGATGAATCAATAGATATGCGAATAATTAATCATTAGAACGGGCTAGTACGGAATAAAAATCGTACAAGTACTTGATCCCGAGAACAATAAAGTGTATAGGTGTTACCAATATGGCAGAACTACATTTACACGACGTGAGCGTCCGTTTTGGCGGATTGCAGGCTTTGTCAGAGGTTAACTTCTCTCTTATGCCGGGGGAAATTGTAGGGCTTATCGGTCCCAACGGTGCAGGTAAAACAACTGTGTTTAATGTTATTACCGGAGTGTACAATGCTTCCGGTGGTGATGTTGTTTATGATGGTGGGAGTCTTCAAGGGCTCAAGCCGTATCAGGTTCTTGCAAAGGGCATCGCCCGTACTTTTCAGAATATTCGTCTTTTCCAGAATATGACAGCTCTTGAGAACGTAATGGTTGCTCAACATTCCCGCACTGGGTGCGGGGTGCTTGGCGCAATTTTTCGTACACCTCGTCAGAAGCGTGAAGAGCAAAGAATTAAAGAAAAGGCAATGGAAGAGTTACGGTTTGCCGAACTGGAGGACTTCGCTGATGAAGTCGCATCCAACCTTCCTTACGGTCATCAAAGGCGGCTTGAAATAGCACGCGCTTTGGCTTCAGAACCGAGTTCGGTTCTGCTTGATGAACCGGCGGCAGGACTCAACCCTGCTGAAAGTTCCGAGTTAATGGAAACCATTCGTAGAATCTCCGGTAGAGGGATAAACGTGTTGATGGTGGAGCATGACATGAAAGTTGTTATGGGAATCTGTCAGAGACTTGTTGTTCTTGATCACGGAGTAATGATTGCAAAGGGAAATCCTGAAGAAATTCAGAAAAATCCTGCTGTAATTGAGGCATATCTCGGTAATTAACCATATTTACTTTTGGGAGGCGCTTTTATGAAACGTTTATTTCTGACCGTTTTGCTGGCCGCGGCTGTAGTAATGCTCGGCTCCGGCATAGCATTCGCAAAAACACTCAAAATCGGCACAATGGGTCCTCTAACCGGCCCTTACGCAGCTGATGGTAATGATATTAAGAACGGTGTCTTAACTGCTGTTGAAGTTGTTAAAGCCAACGGTGGCATTGCCGGTTTTGACGAAATTGAAGTTCTTCCACAGGATACTGCATGCGAACCCCGTCAGGCAGTAGCCACAGCAAATAAACTGATCAACGAAGGCGTAAACGGCGTTGTCGGATCATATTGTTCGAGCGCAACTCTCCCCGCATCTGAAGTTCTTGATGAAGAAAGCATCATCATGATTACACCTGCTTCCACTAACGAAAAAGTTACTTCCCGCGGTCTTCCTTATATGTTCCGCATGTGCGGGCGTGATGATGATCAGGGTGCAATCGCAGTAAAGTTTATGATCGAAAAGTTAGGAGCTAAATCTATCTACGTTGTAGATGATAAAACTGCTTATTCACAGGGACTTGCTGACGGTGTAGAAAAAATGAGTGCTGCTGCTGGATTGAAAGTTCTTGGCCATGAGCATGTGAACCAGGGCGATAAAGATTTTTCAGCTATTTTAACTAAAGTAAAAACAGAAAAACCTGACGTATTTTACATGAGTATGCAGAATTCAGCTACCGGTGCGTTGATGCTTATTCAGGCAAAGCGCATGGGTATAAAGGCTGCTGTTCTCGCACAGGATGCAGTTTATCATCCTCAGTTGATCGAAATTGCAAAAGATGCTGCTGAAAATGTATATCTTACTTTTGGTTATATTAATGACAACGCTCCCGCATACAAAGAATTCTATTCTGCATATCAGCCTAAGTTCGGTAGTCCCGGTGCTTATTCCGGTTATGCATATGACAGTGCTATTGCATACTTGAAAGCAGTTGAAGCTGCCGGTTCCACTGATCCTGCTAAAGTTAAAGCTGAGCTTATGAAGCTTGATTATGAAGGTGCTACAAAGCACGTTAAGTTTAAAGCTAATGGAGATTCCGGTTCTAACTACATTATCCGTACTGTTAAAGACGGAAAGTTCAGTAATTACTGGAACCCAGCAACTGGAGAGCTTTACTAGAGTTTAAGCAATGACCGGCCCCCGTCTTAATTGACGGGGGCTATTACGAACAGCCCCCGGATATCCATGGAATATTTTATTCAACAACTCATCAATGGTATAACACTCGGTAGCGTATATGCGCTCATCGCTCTCGGTTATACTATGGTGTATGGCATTATTCAGCTCATTAACTTTGCTCATGGCGAATTTTTTGCGGCTGGCGGTTATGTAGGCGTTATTTTCATGAGTTATCTTGTGTCTCAGGGGGCTCCTGCATGGGTTTGTCTTTCAGGATCTTTGATTCTGGCGATGGCATACTGCGCAATGCTTGCTGTGGCTGTAGAAAAGGTAGCTTATAAACCACTGAGAAACTCATCCAGACTTTCTGTTCTGCTTTCCGCATTGGGTATGTCAATTTTCCTTCAGAACGGCTTGATGCTTACTCAGGGTGTGTACGACAAACCCTATCCTACCGAGTTGACTCAGGGTGGTTTTGAACTTGGTAATGTAATGCTTTCGTACATGCAGCTTTTTATTGTAAGTCTGACAGCATTTTTGCTTGTGGCTCTTAATGTTCTTGTTTTTAAAACCAGAATAGGTAAGGCGATGCGCTCTACTGCGCAGGATAAAGTAATGTCTGCGCTTGTTGGAATTAATGCCAACCGTACAATCAGTATCACTTTCGCAATAGGAGCCAGTCTTGCTGCTGCAGCCGGAATAATGGTCGGGCTTTATTATGGTTCAGTTCGATACGATATGGGGTTTGTCCCCGGCATCAAGGCTTTTGCTGCCGCTGTATTAGGTGGTATCGGGAATATTACCGGTGCGATGATCGGTGGCTTTATTATCGGAATGGTAGAGATTTTTGCCGCAGGTTATATTTCAGGTGAATATAAGGACGTATTTGCGTTCGTGATACTTATAGCGGTTCTTTATTTCAGACCTTCAGGAATCATGGGAGAGAACGTTGACGATACCAGAGTTTAAAAAACACTGGACTTCCTTAGGGATAGGAATGGTCTGGCTGTTCATCCTGTTGTGGCCCCTGCTTGGCGTTAAGCCTGAAGGCCTTGAGATTGCCGGAACATTTAATGTCTGGTGGAGAATCGCTTTAGGCTGCTCATTTATATTGTTTTTGTATCAATTAAATAAGGGCGGAGCATTTAAGTTTATATCCAGACCTGTGTCAGCAGTAGCGGGTAGCATGAAAAGTGCTTCTTCTGTTGTGCCTCTTGCAGTCTGGTTTGTTATAGGCATTGGTTGCGTTGCCTTATTGCCTCAGCTCACCGGGCGTTATGCTCAGGATGTCGCGATAAACTGTATGATCTACGTTTGTCTCGGCCTTGGCCTTAATGTGGTTGTCGGTTTGGCAGGGATGCTAGATCTTGGATATATCGCATTTTACGGCATCGGAGCTTATACTTACGCGATACTCTCAGTTCAATTTCAGCTTTCATTCTGGATTTGCTTGCCCATAAGTGCTGCTGCGGCGGGCTTAGGAGCATGGTTGATCGGTTATTGCTCTATGAGAATGAGGGGAGATTATCTGGCTATCGTGACGCTGGGTTTTGCTGAAATTGTGCGCATGGTGCTTAATAACTGGATGAGTCTGACCAATGGACCTAATGGGATAACCGGTATTAAGGCTCCCGGATTTTACTGGTTTGACTTTACCAATGGCATGACTCTGGAACACCTCTGGCTTAAAAAACTTTCACTTGTATATTATGTGATACTTCTTCTTGTAGTATTTACGATTATCGCAGTTTATCGCTTACAGCATTCCCGTATCGGTAGAGCATGGGAAGCTATTCGTGAAGATGAAACAGCTGCGGAAGTTATGGGCGTTCCCACCTTTTACATGAAGCTTCTGGCGTATTGTACAGGGGCGTGTTTCGGTGGTCTGGCCGGAGCATTTTATGCTGCACGGATGAGATTTGTAAGCCCTGAATCTTTCACTTTCCTTGAATCTGCAATGGTGCTTTCCATGGTTGTTCTCGGGGGTATGGGATCAATTCCGGGCGTTATTCTGGGAGCTTTAGCACTTATAGCACTTCCGGAAATATTCAGAGAATTTGAATTATATCGCATGCTGGTTTTCGGGGGAGTAATGACTCTTATGATGCTCTTCAGGCCTCAGGGACTTTTACCACCCACACGTAAAATGCGTGCTGGAAAGGATTAAGTCATGACTGAACCAATATTAGAATTACGGGACATTAAGTCCGGATATGGTAGCATTAAGGCCCTCAAAGGGATTAGTCTTAAAGTTTATGAAGGGGAAATTGTATCGATTATCGGCGCGAATGGTGCGGGTAAGAGTACAACTCTC
This DNA window, taken from Maridesulfovibrio ferrireducens, encodes the following:
- the livM gene encoding high-affinity branched-chain amino acid ABC transporter permease LivM, with amino-acid sequence MVWLFILLWPLLGVKPEGLEIAGTFNVWWRIALGCSFILFLYQLNKGGAFKFISRPVSAVAGSMKSASSVVPLAVWFVIGIGCVALLPQLTGRYAQDVAINCMIYVCLGLGLNVVVGLAGMLDLGYIAFYGIGAYTYAILSVQFQLSFWICLPISAAAAGLGAWLIGYCSMRMRGDYLAIVTLGFAEIVRMVLNNWMSLTNGPNGITGIKAPGFYWFDFTNGMTLEHLWLKKLSLVYYVILLLVVFTIIAVYRLQHSRIGRAWEAIREDETAAEVMGVPTFYMKLLAYCTGACFGGLAGAFYAARMRFVSPESFTFLESAMVLSMVVLGGMGSIPGVILGALALIALPEIFREFELYRMLVFGGVMTLMMLFRPQGLLPPTRKMRAGKD